From Parasphaerochaeta coccoides DSM 17374, a single genomic window includes:
- a CDS encoding carbohydrate ABC transporter permease: MKKITKDHISNTIVNIVIIVMAFGMLYPVLWLISASFKVPNTIFRDAGLIPEAFTLQNYTNGWKGIGIVGFDTFFRNSFIISLFCIIANLVFCSLTAYAFARLEFSGRKIWFGIMMLTLMLPGHVTTIPRYILFRSFGWLDSILPIVVPKFFATDAFFIFLLVQFIRSLPRELDEAALIDGCGKFGIYGKIILPMTVPALITTLLFTFLWTWDDFFNQLLYLNSPQKYTVPMGLRLFLDASGVSSWGSMFAMSVLSLVPCFILFVSLQKYFVRGIATTGIKG, encoded by the coding sequence ATGAAAAAGATAACCAAAGACCACATCTCCAACACCATTGTGAACATCGTCATCATTGTCATGGCATTCGGGATGCTCTACCCCGTCCTTTGGCTGATATCCGCTTCATTCAAAGTCCCCAATACGATTTTTCGGGATGCAGGGCTGATACCTGAGGCATTCACGTTGCAGAACTATACGAATGGATGGAAAGGCATTGGCATTGTCGGATTCGACACATTCTTCCGGAACTCCTTTATCATCAGCTTATTTTGCATCATCGCAAATCTTGTCTTCTGTTCGCTGACGGCATATGCTTTCGCGCGGCTCGAATTTTCTGGAAGAAAGATATGGTTTGGCATCATGATGCTGACACTTATGCTGCCGGGACATGTGACCACCATCCCCCGCTACATCCTTTTCAGATCTTTCGGCTGGCTCGATTCCATCTTGCCTATCGTAGTACCCAAGTTTTTCGCTACGGACGCGTTCTTCATCTTCCTGCTCGTCCAGTTCATCAGAAGCTTACCCAGGGAGCTGGATGAGGCGGCACTGATTGACGGCTGCGGCAAGTTCGGAATCTACGGGAAAATCATTCTGCCAATGACTGTCCCCGCATTGATTACCACGCTTCTGTTTACCTTCCTATGGACATGGGATGATTTCTTCAACCAGCTTCTCTACCTCAATTCACCCCAGAAATATACTGTACCAATGGGACTAAGGCTTTTCCTCGATGCCTCAGGAGTTTCCTCCTGGGGATCAATGTTCGCCATGTCAGTACTTTCGCTGGTTCCCTGCTTTATTCTGTTCGTATCACTACAAAAGTATTTTGTACGGGGAATTGCTACTACGGGTATCAAGGGATGA
- the fusA gene encoding elongation factor G yields MDRNKMRNIGIMAHIDAGKTTTTERVLFYTGVNHRIGEVDNGEATMDWMEQEQDRGITITSAATTCYWKEYQINIIDTPGHVDFTAEVERSLRVLDGAVGIFSAVGGVEPQTETVWRQADTYKVPRIAFINKMDRMGADYFAVLKDIEHKLSIPPVPVTIPIGAESSFSGVIDLIDMCRLTFDSEDQGQTVIRDDLDGTVLELAREWREKLIDAVAAFNDEVTGLYLDGQEIPASLLKEALRKATLERKLLPVFAGSSLKNIGVQPVIDGVIDFLPSPHDIPPAIGKLVKTNNEVEVPSDPKQSPLALIFKIQYDREAGPLCYVRVYSGTFRKSTAIFNIGKKKKERINRILRMHSNRSEDMDELSEGDIGVIVGFKNIQTGDTIGSEGYQVLLESMKFPTPVITVAIEPKTLSDQDKLKKALEILVMEDPTFTWKDDPETGQLVISGMGELHLDVLVTRLTKEMKVEARVGNPQVTYRESITKEATVTESFSKLIAGKENAAGVTLTVRPLPTGKGTSYVSLVKHNAMPQVLFDAIRNSVMNSFQGGIRYGYASCDMEVELNAVEYSELTATPFAFEACTAACYDAACQLAEPLLMEPIMNVIIMVPTQYVGDVIGGLTARRGIVISMESRPNADHIHAQAPLRQLFGYSTALRSATQGRGDFSMEFSHYARKE; encoded by the coding sequence ATGGATCGGAATAAAATGCGCAACATCGGCATCATGGCTCATATCGATGCCGGCAAGACAACTACCACCGAAAGAGTCCTGTTTTACACAGGAGTGAACCATCGTATAGGTGAAGTCGATAACGGTGAAGCGACAATGGACTGGATGGAACAGGAACAGGATCGTGGCATCACCATCACCTCAGCGGCAACGACCTGTTACTGGAAAGAATACCAGATAAACATAATCGATACTCCCGGACATGTTGACTTTACCGCAGAAGTGGAGCGTTCCCTTCGCGTCCTTGACGGAGCGGTCGGGATTTTCAGCGCGGTAGGAGGCGTCGAGCCCCAGACGGAAACAGTCTGGCGTCAGGCTGACACCTACAAAGTCCCGCGCATCGCATTCATTAACAAAATGGATCGCATGGGCGCCGATTATTTCGCCGTCCTGAAGGATATTGAGCATAAACTGTCCATTCCCCCCGTACCTGTGACCATCCCCATTGGAGCGGAAAGCTCATTCAGTGGCGTAATCGATCTGATTGACATGTGCCGTCTCACTTTTGACAGTGAAGACCAAGGGCAGACAGTTATTCGCGATGACCTTGACGGGACGGTTCTGGAGCTTGCCCGTGAATGGCGGGAAAAACTGATTGATGCCGTTGCTGCTTTCAACGATGAAGTCACTGGGCTTTACCTTGATGGTCAGGAAATCCCCGCATCCCTGCTCAAGGAAGCCTTGCGCAAAGCAACTCTTGAAAGAAAGCTACTACCTGTCTTTGCCGGTTCTTCCTTGAAGAACATCGGCGTCCAGCCAGTAATTGATGGCGTCATCGATTTCCTCCCCTCGCCCCATGATATTCCTCCAGCTATAGGAAAGCTCGTCAAGACAAACAATGAAGTCGAAGTACCCAGTGATCCGAAGCAATCACCCCTTGCCTTGATTTTCAAGATACAATATGACCGTGAAGCCGGTCCTCTTTGCTATGTACGGGTCTACTCCGGAACCTTCAGGAAAAGCACGGCCATCTTCAACATCGGAAAAAAGAAAAAGGAAAGGATTAACCGCATTCTTCGGATGCACTCCAACAGATCGGAGGATATGGATGAACTGTCAGAAGGTGACATCGGTGTGATTGTCGGTTTCAAGAATATCCAGACTGGAGACACCATTGGCAGCGAAGGTTATCAAGTTCTTCTTGAATCGATGAAATTCCCGACTCCCGTGATTACAGTTGCCATTGAACCGAAAACCTTGAGCGATCAGGACAAGCTGAAGAAGGCTCTGGAAATCTTGGTCATGGAAGATCCTACCTTTACATGGAAGGATGACCCGGAAACCGGACAGTTGGTAATCAGCGGTATGGGAGAACTCCATCTTGATGTCCTCGTCACTCGCTTGACAAAAGAAATGAAGGTAGAAGCACGTGTCGGCAATCCACAGGTGACATACAGGGAATCAATCACAAAGGAAGCTACCGTCACTGAAAGTTTTTCCAAGCTCATCGCTGGAAAGGAGAACGCTGCCGGTGTCACCTTGACAGTGCGTCCTCTCCCCACGGGCAAAGGGACATCTTATGTTTCCCTTGTCAAGCATAATGCCATGCCTCAAGTTCTTTTTGACGCCATACGCAACAGCGTCATGAATTCTTTCCAGGGAGGCATTCGCTACGGCTATGCCTCCTGTGACATGGAGGTTGAGCTGAATGCCGTCGAATACAGCGAACTGACCGCTACCCCATTTGCCTTTGAAGCATGTACGGCTGCCTGTTATGACGCTGCTTGCCAGCTTGCGGAACCATTGTTGATGGAACCCATTATGAATGTCATCATCATGGTTCCTACCCAGTATGTCGGTGATGTCATCGGTGGGCTTACCGCACGCAGAGGTATTGTCATTAGCATGGAAAGCCGTCCCAATGCCGACCACATTCACGCTCAGGCTCCCTTGCGACAGCTTTTTGGCTATTCGACTGCGTTGCGTTCCGCCACCCAAGGACGTGGGGACTTCTCCATGGAGTTTTCCCATTACGCCCGCAAAGAGTAA
- a CDS encoding ABC transporter substrate-binding protein — protein MKKAFLLLIILLVATSMVFSAGTKESAGAATASASGTVRWAYWGGEARITRSAQAVLLFESANPGIKVNMEPSGGSGDHFVKVDTQLAAVSGPDIIQMGGNIDDYIKRGALLPLNGYVGTILNTSVIDPGAIEAGSRDGNLYGVTTGANMPALVYNKSLLERSGAPLPKVSMTYDEFRAYLLLIRDKLPKGVYPMMDIGILSSNSTPFGYWTGYNGTPLYKTAENRTYVTPADATKYLELFKDYRDNGLIPPADVAAAYAETNADSSAIVAGKVAIGFLWTNQIGGWQATMTDEIDFIEFPGAAEKNSLWQTQSQYYTVNKDAKNPELAVRFINFLVNSPEAAIVLGSDRGSSASSTARAAGSASAADQKILSYMQVAGPHTSPEGDHVPNDTELNSTLYLIYQRVAFGQITPADGGQQIYDLLIRLISK, from the coding sequence ATGAAAAAAGCATTTTTGCTTCTTATCATTCTTCTGGTTGCTACCTCCATGGTATTCTCAGCCGGAACCAAAGAGAGCGCGGGAGCTGCCACTGCCAGTGCCAGCGGAACAGTCCGATGGGCGTACTGGGGCGGCGAAGCTCGTATAACCCGCAGCGCACAGGCGGTGCTGCTGTTTGAATCCGCAAATCCGGGCATCAAGGTGAACATGGAACCTTCCGGCGGCTCAGGTGACCACTTTGTGAAGGTAGATACGCAGCTGGCAGCAGTAAGCGGTCCGGACATTATCCAGATGGGCGGTAACATTGATGACTACATCAAGAGAGGCGCATTGCTTCCCTTGAATGGCTATGTCGGTACGATACTCAACACATCAGTCATTGATCCCGGAGCCATAGAAGCGGGAAGTCGAGACGGAAACCTCTATGGTGTAACCACCGGAGCAAACATGCCAGCTCTCGTCTACAACAAATCCTTGCTGGAAAGAAGCGGAGCTCCGCTTCCCAAGGTAAGTATGACCTACGATGAGTTCCGCGCATACCTGTTGCTCATCAGAGACAAGCTCCCCAAGGGAGTGTATCCGATGATGGATATTGGTATTCTGTCCAGCAACTCGACTCCTTTCGGCTATTGGACGGGATACAACGGTACGCCTCTGTACAAGACAGCGGAAAACAGAACATACGTGACTCCCGCTGATGCCACGAAGTATCTTGAACTGTTCAAGGATTACAGGGACAATGGCCTGATTCCTCCGGCTGATGTGGCTGCGGCATATGCAGAGACCAATGCAGACTCCTCGGCAATCGTAGCGGGCAAGGTGGCCATAGGATTCCTCTGGACTAACCAGATTGGTGGATGGCAGGCAACCATGACTGATGAGATTGACTTCATCGAATTCCCTGGCGCAGCCGAGAAAAATTCGCTTTGGCAAACACAGAGTCAGTACTATACGGTGAACAAAGACGCAAAGAATCCAGAACTGGCGGTCAGGTTCATAAATTTCCTGGTCAACTCACCTGAAGCGGCTATTGTCTTGGGTAGTGATCGTGGTTCTTCCGCATCCTCGACAGCACGTGCCGCAGGCTCTGCAAGTGCTGCTGACCAGAAAATCCTTTCATACATGCAGGTTGCAGGTCCTCATACGTCGCCCGAAGGAGATCACGTACCTAATGATACGGAACTCAATAGCACTCTTTACTTGATTTATCAGAGGGTAGCTTTCGGCCAGATTACTCCGGCTGATGGCGGACAGCAGATTTACGACTTGCTCATCCGGCTGATTTCCAAGTAA
- a CDS encoding heavy metal translocating P-type ATPase: protein MDTQQAAVKKEWAISGLDCAMCAAKVEKAVADMPGVTASNLNFVTGKLTVTTGCNQGNEFWTSVENTARAADDEIILRPLESSANPFSEKIDRDNLEHEHSSVLQQKASTWMTPRLFRFLVSLLFIAFANVPGVPSLFATALVLAAYVLSGYDVVLKAVKNIVKGRLFDENFLMGIATIGAIFLGEYTEAAAVMIFYQVGEYFQELAIDRSRRSITALMDIKPDRATVLRGGMQLTVRPEDVQVGEIIQVRPGERIPLDGIVRSGFSLIDTRAITGEPVPRSAHAGEVVFSGCISTNGVLEIEVTSSYAQSTVYRILTLVEESSQQKASSERFITKFARIYTPVVVSIAVLVALIPPVAGFGSFSQWLYRALVFLVISCPCALVVSVPLAFFAGIGGAARHGIMFKGGNYLQTLAAAETMVFDKTGTLTEGVFAVDEVEVYDASFSTGEIIRLAASAEQMSTHPIGRAIIAHAGDTGLFAVESITEHAGMGLEAQIDGAHILVGNQRLLERRGMDVPRLHKSSSTEVFVVYNDTVIGRITISDRIREGMAEILTRLKEKGIQKSIMLTGDRERAAKHVGDSLGISEVRAELLPQHKVDEIEKIIAAQEKGHVAYVGDGINDAPVLARADIGIAMGGMGSDAAIEAADAVIMTNDMSRLVSAMSVAQKTMRIVKQNIGFALGIKIIIMILGIFGIAHMWLAIFADVGVTLLAVLNALRCLRIPE from the coding sequence ATGGATACGCAACAAGCAGCAGTAAAAAAAGAATGGGCAATATCTGGCCTTGATTGTGCAATGTGCGCGGCAAAAGTAGAAAAAGCCGTGGCTGACATGCCCGGAGTCACAGCTTCAAACTTAAACTTTGTCACAGGCAAACTGACCGTCACCACAGGCTGTAACCAAGGGAATGAATTTTGGACTTCGGTCGAAAATACCGCGCGTGCCGCTGATGATGAAATTATCCTCCGTCCGCTTGAATCGTCAGCCAATCCATTCTCAGAAAAAATAGACCGTGATAATCTGGAACATGAACATTCCTCCGTATTGCAGCAAAAAGCTTCCACATGGATGACCCCTCGCCTTTTTCGGTTCCTTGTCTCCCTCCTTTTTATCGCGTTCGCCAATGTCCCTGGAGTTCCTTCCTTGTTTGCCACCGCTTTAGTGTTGGCAGCATATGTCCTGTCCGGATACGATGTAGTGCTGAAAGCTGTGAAAAACATCGTGAAAGGCCGCCTATTTGACGAAAATTTCCTTATGGGCATTGCGACTATCGGCGCAATCTTTCTTGGCGAATACACAGAAGCGGCGGCAGTCATGATTTTCTATCAAGTTGGTGAATACTTCCAGGAACTGGCAATCGACCGTTCCCGCCGATCCATCACTGCCCTTATGGATATCAAGCCTGACCGCGCGACAGTCCTTCGGGGGGGAATGCAACTGACGGTTCGACCTGAGGACGTTCAGGTCGGGGAAATCATCCAGGTACGACCGGGGGAAAGAATCCCCTTGGATGGAATCGTCCGTTCTGGTTTTTCATTGATTGATACACGTGCCATAACTGGTGAGCCGGTACCCCGCAGCGCTCATGCCGGAGAAGTTGTTTTCAGCGGCTGTATTTCAACCAATGGCGTATTGGAAATCGAAGTCACCAGCAGTTACGCGCAATCAACCGTGTATAGGATATTGACCCTTGTGGAAGAATCCTCGCAACAAAAAGCATCAAGTGAGCGATTCATCACCAAGTTTGCTCGGATATATACCCCGGTCGTTGTCAGCATCGCGGTACTTGTCGCCCTGATACCGCCTGTCGCAGGCTTTGGCTCATTTTCCCAATGGCTGTACAGAGCGCTCGTTTTCCTTGTCATCAGCTGTCCCTGCGCTTTAGTTGTGTCTGTTCCCTTGGCATTCTTCGCCGGAATTGGCGGAGCCGCGCGTCATGGCATCATGTTCAAGGGTGGGAACTACCTTCAGACCCTTGCTGCCGCCGAGACCATGGTCTTTGATAAGACAGGAACCTTGACCGAAGGCGTTTTTGCCGTAGATGAAGTAGAAGTATATGACGCTTCTTTTTCTACAGGTGAAATCATCCGTCTTGCGGCTTCCGCGGAACAGATGAGTACTCACCCCATTGGCAGGGCAATCATTGCACATGCAGGTGATACAGGGCTGTTTGCTGTCGAATCCATCACCGAACATGCAGGTATGGGGCTTGAAGCACAGATTGATGGAGCTCACATCCTGGTCGGAAACCAACGTCTGTTGGAACGCAGGGGCATGGATGTTCCTCGGCTCCACAAAAGCTCGTCAACAGAAGTTTTTGTCGTTTACAATGATACCGTCATTGGTCGCATTACGATTTCCGACCGAATCAGGGAAGGAATGGCGGAAATCCTTACCCGTCTCAAGGAGAAAGGAATCCAGAAATCAATCATGCTGACAGGCGACCGGGAACGGGCGGCAAAACATGTGGGAGATTCTCTGGGAATCAGCGAAGTCCGGGCGGAACTCCTTCCCCAGCATAAAGTCGATGAAATAGAAAAGATCATTGCCGCTCAGGAAAAGGGACATGTCGCTTATGTCGGCGATGGAATCAATGACGCCCCGGTACTTGCCCGTGCGGACATAGGGATTGCAATGGGCGGCATGGGAAGTGATGCGGCAATCGAAGCTGCTGATGCGGTAATCATGACCAACGATATGAGCAGACTGGTTTCCGCCATGTCCGTAGCACAGAAAACCATGCGCATCGTAAAGCAGAACATCGGCTTTGCCCTTGGAATAAAAATCATCATCATGATCTTGGGAATATTCGGGATTGCCCATATGTGGCTTGCCATATTTGCGGATGTCGGAGTTACGTTGCTCGCCGTCCTCAATGCCCTCAGATGTCTGAGGATACCGGAGTAA
- a CDS encoding glycoside hydrolase family 43 protein, with product MIRNPVLKGFCPDPSVVRVGDDYYLATSTFEWWPGVRLWHSRDLEHWQQIQSPLRRRSQLDMVGNPNNGGIWAPDISYKDGIFYLVYTDVKTQKQPYYNTHNYVVWTDNINGEWSEPVYLNSMGFDPSLFHAPDGRTYLVNMRNGFKGILLQEFDLSRKELVGEIRTIFNGTDRGFTEGPHLYWHDDWYYLLVAEGGTGYRHCVTIARSRDIQGPYVIDPDNPILSSVDASHAMLQKAGHADLVKTQNGQWYMFHLCSQPENGISILGRETAIQKISWTDDGWIRPVGGRIPQEMVAPPEGLHTCAFPDEPTMDDFDSPVLQPFYTSLRIPLDGVISLTERSGWLRLFGQESITSRHHVSLVARRQTSHSCTVKTCMEFHPDFPEQAAGLCYIYNNENYHLLVLSMNDANMSVLRLETSIHGSVTRQEILLSVTKEDSLHLGLSVVGLTAQFSYAVGLDGDWIDAFTPLDISILSDEKAPGFTGAHFALYCHDMTGQRKPADFDYLNIWHHA from the coding sequence ATGATACGGAATCCTGTACTGAAAGGTTTTTGCCCTGACCCCAGCGTCGTGAGGGTTGGTGATGACTATTACCTCGCTACTTCGACGTTCGAGTGGTGGCCGGGAGTAAGGCTGTGGCATTCCCGTGACCTGGAACATTGGCAGCAGATTCAATCTCCCTTGCGGCGACGCAGCCAACTGGACATGGTCGGAAATCCGAACAATGGTGGCATCTGGGCTCCCGATATCTCCTACAAGGATGGAATCTTCTATCTTGTCTATACCGATGTGAAGACACAGAAGCAGCCATATTACAATACCCATAACTACGTTGTCTGGACTGACAACATCAACGGCGAGTGGTCTGAGCCTGTCTACCTTAACAGCATGGGCTTTGACCCTTCATTGTTCCATGCTCCGGACGGCAGGACATATCTCGTTAACATGCGCAATGGTTTCAAGGGCATCCTGCTGCAAGAGTTCGATCTATCCCGTAAGGAACTTGTCGGAGAGATACGGACGATTTTCAATGGTACTGACAGGGGTTTTACCGAGGGACCTCATCTGTACTGGCACGACGATTGGTACTATCTGCTTGTCGCTGAGGGAGGTACAGGATACCGGCATTGCGTCACAATCGCCCGTTCCCGTGACATTCAGGGACCTTATGTCATTGACCCGGACAATCCGATCCTCTCATCTGTGGATGCTTCGCACGCAATGCTCCAGAAAGCCGGGCATGCCGACCTTGTAAAGACACAGAACGGTCAGTGGTATATGTTCCACCTGTGCAGTCAACCGGAAAATGGCATCAGCATCCTTGGGCGGGAAACCGCAATCCAGAAAATATCATGGACGGATGATGGCTGGATACGACCAGTCGGAGGACGAATTCCACAGGAAATGGTGGCTCCTCCCGAAGGACTACACACCTGCGCGTTTCCTGATGAACCAACAATGGATGACTTTGATTCTCCAGTGCTTCAGCCTTTCTATACAAGTCTTCGCATTCCTCTGGATGGAGTGATATCTCTTACAGAGAGATCCGGATGGTTGCGTCTGTTCGGTCAAGAGTCAATCACGTCCCGCCACCATGTCTCGCTCGTTGCGCGACGGCAGACTTCTCACTCATGCACAGTCAAGACATGCATGGAATTTCATCCTGACTTTCCTGAACAAGCCGCCGGCCTGTGCTACATTTACAACAACGAAAACTATCATCTCCTTGTTCTGTCAATGAATGACGCCAACATGTCTGTGCTGCGGCTGGAGACAAGCATCCATGGGTCAGTGACACGTCAGGAGATTCTCCTGTCCGTGACCAAGGAAGATTCCTTGCATCTGGGTCTTTCCGTCGTCGGGCTGACAGCGCAGTTCTCCTATGCCGTCGGTCTTGATGGGGACTGGATAGATGCCTTTACCCCGCTGGACATATCGATTCTCTCTGATGAGAAAGCCCCTGGATTCACCGGAGCGCACTTCGCCCTTTACTGTCATGATATGACAGGCCAAAGAAAACCAGCAGATTTTGATTATCTGAATATCTGGCATCATGCCTAG
- the fusA gene encoding elongation factor G, translating to MGLATTNVRNVAITGHNGTGKTALMEQLLFYCDAIPKPESVESGKTISDFTEEEINDKISIHSSIAHAQWKEKALTFIDTPGTADFIGETIGALRAAEAVIMVVDARDGAQVETIKLWRRLDATNTPRAIFINTMDREHSDYSKVLDSLNEEFSASFVPVVIPMGSAEKFKGVINLMNNKAYTATSGEKEVSGEIPVEFASFVEENRLKLIEYAAEGADDLMEKYFESGTLDIDDIRRGLHEGLRNNRVVPVFCGATAYGAGISSLLTFIANNFPSPEGMSEEALQPDGSSIQVPFDDEQPFSALSFKTTIDQFSGKLSFIKVVTGVLTPETDFYVSGSSRKERASKLFCALGKKLVETNKLSSGEIGVIAKNDNIFTNSTLTAHAENAIRYVPLALPQPVYSVAITTDDKKSMDKMSESLNKVTEEDKTVSLSFNEETKETVLAGMGELHLNKILNKIREKQKIDIITRLPRIAYRETITKKSGICEFTHKKQSGGHGQYAKVMIEVEPLPRSGDYAFTNAVKGGSVSKGYVPGIEKGFHEAMSEGLLAGYPMVDIAFTLLDGKEHPVDSSEMAFKLAAKGAAKDAMQKAGPVLLEPYMRLEVFIENKYLGEILSDLSAKRGRVLGQDEIGHLQVVKAEVPQAELLSYSIDLKSMTSGTGSFELTFDHYEQISGKLADEVIKDAETRKASQE from the coding sequence ATGGGTCTAGCAACCACAAATGTGAGAAATGTGGCCATCACAGGTCACAATGGAACAGGTAAGACGGCACTGATGGAACAACTGCTTTTCTACTGTGACGCGATACCCAAACCGGAATCCGTTGAATCAGGGAAAACCATTAGTGATTTTACTGAAGAAGAAATCAACGATAAGATTTCCATTCATTCCTCCATCGCCCATGCCCAATGGAAGGAAAAAGCCCTGACTTTCATTGATACTCCGGGGACGGCCGACTTTATCGGCGAAACCATCGGAGCTCTCAGGGCGGCTGAAGCAGTCATCATGGTGGTTGATGCCCGTGATGGTGCCCAAGTAGAAACCATCAAACTCTGGAGACGCCTTGATGCCACCAATACTCCCAGAGCAATTTTCATCAATACCATGGATCGTGAACACAGCGATTACTCCAAGGTACTTGATTCCCTGAATGAAGAATTCTCCGCCTCTTTCGTCCCTGTCGTCATTCCTATGGGTAGCGCGGAAAAATTCAAGGGAGTCATCAATCTCATGAACAACAAAGCCTATACTGCCACTAGCGGCGAAAAAGAAGTTTCGGGGGAGATTCCCGTCGAATTTGCTTCTTTCGTCGAAGAAAACAGGTTGAAATTGATTGAATACGCTGCCGAAGGTGCCGACGACCTGATGGAAAAATATTTTGAATCCGGTACTCTCGACATCGACGATATACGCAGGGGCTTGCATGAAGGCTTGCGCAACAACCGTGTTGTCCCCGTATTCTGTGGAGCAACTGCATACGGAGCTGGAATTTCTTCACTCCTGACTTTCATCGCAAACAATTTCCCGTCTCCGGAAGGCATGTCTGAGGAAGCATTGCAGCCTGATGGTTCATCCATTCAGGTTCCCTTTGACGATGAACAGCCTTTCAGTGCCCTTTCCTTCAAGACTACGATTGACCAATTCTCCGGAAAACTCAGTTTCATCAAAGTCGTTACCGGTGTTCTCACTCCTGAAACTGATTTCTATGTATCCGGGTCAAGCAGAAAGGAACGGGCGAGCAAGTTGTTCTGCGCCCTGGGAAAGAAATTGGTTGAAACGAATAAGCTTTCCTCTGGAGAGATAGGCGTCATAGCAAAGAATGACAATATCTTCACCAATTCAACGCTGACTGCCCATGCGGAAAATGCCATACGCTATGTTCCTCTCGCTCTGCCTCAGCCTGTCTATTCCGTCGCTATTACGACGGATGATAAAAAGAGCATGGACAAGATGAGCGAATCCTTGAACAAGGTCACTGAAGAAGACAAGACTGTGTCCCTGTCCTTCAACGAAGAAACCAAGGAAACGGTTCTTGCAGGGATGGGTGAACTTCACTTGAACAAGATATTGAACAAGATACGGGAAAAGCAGAAAATCGACATCATCACCCGGCTGCCACGCATTGCCTATAGGGAAACCATCACAAAAAAATCCGGTATCTGTGAATTTACCCACAAGAAGCAGTCCGGAGGACATGGCCAGTACGCAAAAGTCATGATAGAAGTCGAACCACTTCCACGGAGCGGTGACTATGCCTTTACCAATGCGGTAAAAGGAGGCTCGGTTTCCAAAGGTTATGTTCCGGGGATAGAAAAAGGCTTCCATGAAGCCATGTCGGAAGGACTTCTGGCGGGATATCCCATGGTTGACATTGCCTTCACGCTTCTTGATGGAAAAGAACATCCTGTAGATTCTTCAGAAATGGCGTTCAAACTGGCTGCAAAGGGAGCTGCAAAGGATGCCATGCAGAAAGCAGGCCCGGTTCTTCTTGAACCGTACATGCGACTTGAGGTATTCATCGAGAACAAGTATCTGGGGGAAATCCTTTCGGACTTGTCAGCGAAACGCGGGAGAGTTCTGGGACAGGATGAAATCGGACACTTGCAGGTCGTCAAGGCAGAAGTTCCCCAAGCTGAACTCCTGTCATACTCAATCGATTTGAAATCAATGACCAGCGGTACAGGTTCTTTCGAACTGACGTTCGACCATTATGAGCAAATCAGTGGGAAACTTGCCGATGAAGTAATCAAGGATGCTGAAACAAGAAAGGCATCACAAGAGTAA
- a CDS encoding carbohydrate ABC transporter permease — MERSLSKKFRNNVTSYAFLIPWLLGFFVLTVYPMVYSLYLSFTEYNILQPPKWVGLRNYFVMFGGNKLYQGDERFLNSLFVTLKFVFISVPLKLVFALVIAMVMNRKLKLMPLYRALYYIPTLLGGSVAIAVLWRRLFAGDGIFNLILKNIFSVSNPPSWISDPRYALSTLIILAVWQFGSPMIIFLAGLQQIPKEYYEASAVDGAGKTWQLFSITLPCLSPIIMFNFIMQMISAFQSFTQAFVVSGGSGGPLDSTMFYSLYLYIKGFGFSEMGYASAMAWVLLIVIAALTALSFRFSGRLVSYGSGE, encoded by the coding sequence ATGGAAAGAAGTTTGTCAAAGAAATTCAGGAACAACGTGACTTCTTATGCATTCCTCATTCCTTGGTTGCTCGGTTTCTTTGTCCTGACCGTATACCCCATGGTGTACTCCCTTTACCTTTCTTTTACCGAGTATAACATCCTCCAACCGCCAAAGTGGGTTGGCTTGCGAAATTATTTTGTCATGTTCGGTGGCAACAAACTGTATCAGGGGGACGAAAGATTCCTCAACTCCCTTTTCGTGACATTGAAGTTCGTGTTCATTTCTGTTCCGCTCAAACTGGTCTTTGCGCTTGTCATAGCCATGGTGATGAACAGAAAGCTCAAGCTGATGCCCCTCTACCGCGCGCTTTACTACATACCCACTTTGCTTGGCGGGTCAGTGGCGATAGCTGTGCTATGGCGACGCCTTTTCGCCGGCGACGGAATCTTCAACCTTATCTTGAAAAACATCTTCAGCGTGTCGAATCCTCCATCGTGGATATCAGACCCACGGTATGCCCTTTCCACGTTGATTATACTGGCCGTCTGGCAGTTCGGCTCCCCTATGATTATCTTTCTCGCGGGACTTCAGCAGATACCGAAAGAATACTATGAAGCCTCCGCTGTAGACGGGGCAGGAAAGACTTGGCAGCTTTTCTCCATTACATTGCCTTGTCTCTCCCCTATCATAATGTTCAACTTCATCATGCAGATGATCAGTGCATTTCAGTCTTTCACCCAGGCTTTCGTCGTGTCAGGAGGGTCGGGAGGGCCACTTGATTCCACCATGTTCTATAGCCTGTACCTGTATATAAAGGGCTTCGGGTTTTCCGAGATGGGGTATGCATCGGCCATGGCGTGGGTGCTTCTGATTGTGATTGCCGCATTGACAGCGCTGTCTTTCAGGTTCTCCGGCAGGCTCGTCTCCTACGGCAGCGGAGAATAA